A single window of Zea mays cultivar B73 chromosome 10, Zm-B73-REFERENCE-NAM-5.0, whole genome shotgun sequence DNA harbors:
- the LOC103641406 gene encoding uncharacterized protein LOC103641406 encodes MSLATLLLPSPGSMATKAGTAGDHHTDSRRHDHDHHGSKCKKKPPASPQPSSLASAPRTPPSGARSQRVMVMAASSSSPRKKSPKAPAAGKNSRAQYQQHRGQATKKKATAAASWDWEQVKSLLSCRSVTAAARVHDPAAPSALARLRGSGAGTCGASLCAMRDVVDAASSAASSAAASASASGDRDTAPLNRRRAHRGASSSSAGAGSSHHSSLRGLSGCYECRAINVEPMSRRYPRPRELCACPQCGEVFTKADTLEHHQAIRHAVSELGPEDSGRNIVEIIFKSSWHKRDRPICHIDRILKVHNAPRTVARFEAYRDAVRSRCRAVVAARAAADGNELLRFHSAPLACALGLGGATALCCAAADADADAPAPPCGVCTAIRHGFAPWLGAHPLGVRTTASSGRAHDCASDNNNPSPPPPHQTQSAASDVSNAAACRAMLVCRVIAGRVRRDGDGDTSAAAGEDQEGPFDSVAGEDAASSSVYGNLEELFVANPRAILPCFVVIYRVLDS; translated from the exons ATGTCTCTCGCCACCCTGCTGCTCCCCTCCCCAGGCTCTATGGCCACCAAGGCTGGCACGGCCGGCGACCACCACACCGACAGCAGGAGGCACGACCACGACCACCACGGCAGCAAGTGCAAGAAGAAGCCACcggcatcaccgcaaccgtcgtcgCTCGCGTCGGCGCCGAGAACCCCGCCATCAGGGGCACGAAGCCAGCGCGTGATGGTCATGGCTGCGTCCTCGTCATCTCCCAGGAAGAAAAGCCCCAAGGCCCCCGCGGCGGGCAAGAACAGCCGCGCCCAGTACCAGCAGCACCGAGGCCAGgcgacgaagaagaaggccactgCGGCGGCGTCCTGGGACTGGGAGCAGGTGAAGAGCCTGCTGAGCTGCCGGAGCgtgacggcggcggcgcgcgtgCACGACCCAGCGGCTCCGTCGGCGCTGGCGCGGCTCCGCGGCAGCGGCGCGGGGACGTGCGGCGCCTCGCTCTGCGCCATGCGCGACGTGGTCGACGCCGCCTCCTCCGCGGCGTCGTCCGCCGCCGCGTCCGCGTCCGCGTCGGGCGACCGCGACACGGCACCGCTGAACCGCCGGCGCGCGCACCGCGGCGCCTCGTCGTCGTCTGCCGGCGCCGGCAGCAGCCACCACTCCTCCCTGCGGGGCCTCTCCGGCTGCTACGAGTGCCGCGCCATCAACGTGGAGCCCATGTCGAG GCGGTACCCGAGGCCGAGGGAGCTGTGCGCGTGCCCGCAGTGCGGCGAGGTGTTCACCAAGGCCGACACCTTGGAGCACCACCAGGCCATTCGCCATGCAG TGTCCGAGCTGGGTCCCGAGGACTCGGGGCGCAACATCGTGGAGATCATCTTCAAGTCGAGCTGGCACAAGCGGGACCGCCCCATCTGCCACATCGACCGCATCCTCAAGGTGCACAACGCCCCGCGCACCGTCGCCCGCTTCGAGGCCTACCGCGACGCCGTGCGCTCCCGCTGCCGCGCCGTCGTCGCCGCCCGGGCGGCGGCCGACGGCAACGAGCTGCTCAGGTTCCACTCCGCGCCGCTCGCGTGCGCGCTCGGCCTCGGCGGCGCGACCGCCCTCTGctgcgccgccgccgacgccgacgccgacgcgcCCGCGCCGCCCTGCGGCGTGTGCACGGCCATCCGGCACGGCTTCGCGCCGTGGCTGGGCGCGCACCCGCTCGGCGTGCGTACCACGGCCAGCAGCGGCCGCGCGCACGACTGCGCCTCGGATAATAATaatccgtcgccgccgccgccccaccAGACGCAGTCGGCGGCGAGCGACGTTAGCAACGCTGCCGCCTGCCGCGCCATGCTGGTGTGCCGCGTCATCGCCGGCCGCGTCCgccgcgacggcgacggcgacacgTCCGCCGCTGCCGGCGAGGATCAGGAAGGCCCGTTCGACTCGGTGGCGGGTGAGGACGCCGCCAGCAGCAGCGTGTACGGGAACCTCGAGGAGCTCTTCGTGGCCAACCCCAGGGCCATCCTGCCCTGCTTCGTCGTCATCTACCGCGTCCTTGATTCTTGA